One part of the Scatophagus argus isolate fScaArg1 chromosome 12, fScaArg1.pri, whole genome shotgun sequence genome encodes these proteins:
- the nkrf gene encoding NF-kappa-B-repressing factor: protein MAEGTCTGEMPSFDPSPSSQAKKRHTSSDGRDEPMRKMPVSKFGSRPRFEPVHFVSGGSSGGSGTDEKENDKERRRSELYSVRQRDSEHPVHSSISRAQGSSSLRPAFDRVPSYSSDSWGSHRDRDRDREIFSGSTSGLGYGGRGCTSNFMVKTQQDYMNKYEAHSSRNSDSYSQPHRYNGYVGGTRTGGRDSGRQGLGYSHQDRPSSSRPFCRVYNSPGRSSPTTSQSSSQPLPVSQSTLDEKQRLIANVASALAVAFRDPMFVTGSDSPNYNFMLSRSIQACKTNPEYIYVNLKDIPQADLPKNRKVPTDGYACELRCQGVYLATGYSGSKNGARDRASEQAVKLFLKAVEVRVVQRKYKHSVVNDIVVCQMHSPTPAFLPALRNPEDKPTPSSKGQYEPDKRKHWTEFVVMDNAHDAICILNNSAAFNRMKIDYKFDLLPNSSAWLCSVFLQDELVAQATGTKKNAKHAAAEEAVRKLRMNQAQQQQQQQLQQQQQQQSQYARGSNQSDCGGRFGQQEGKKKHLSELVILENSDNAICIINDTAQFNKVTADYKFTVLPDHRWRCEVYLEGQYVAAGIGPKKIVKHIAAKEALATLRQTQAVVKSNLRKEGHNDAISRSQILARSGEEATKQEIKEDNIGNQLLRKMGWKGGGLGRDGEGIAEPIRVKEQFSREGLGMDTDKTGNQLSKRDIEDIIRNYASSDRQDDLRFSTDLTNDERKQIHQISQKYGLRSKSYGQGRQRFLVVSRRVHKDQLIGQLLQEGQVGRYELVKPQASH, encoded by the exons ATGGCAGAAGGGACTTGCACTGGCGAAATGCCCTCCTTTGACCCAAGTCCTAGTTCTCAAGCAAAAAAGAGACATACTTCTTCTGATGGCA GAGACGAGCCCATGAGGAAAATGCCTGTGTCAAAATTTGGTTCCAGACCTCGATTTGAGCCTGTACACTTTGTCAGTGGTGGGAGCAGTGGAGGAAGTGGCACTGATGAGAAGGAGAATGATAAGGAGCGCAGGAGGAGTGAATTGTACAGTGTGAGACAGCGGGACTCTGAACACCCTGtccacagcagcatcagcagagcACAGGGCTCCTCCTCCTTGAGGCCTGCTTTTGACAGAGTGCCATCGTACAGCTCTGACTCTTGGGGTTCCCatagagatagagacagagacagagaaatttTTTCAGGTAGTACAAGTGGGCTGGGATATGGAGGCCGAGGGTGCACTTCAAACTTCATGgttaaaacacagcaggactACATGAACAAGTATGAAGCACACAGCTCTCGGAATTCAGATTCCTATTCCCAGCCTCACAGATATAATGGCTATGTGGGAGGGACCAGAACAGGAGGCAGGGATTCGGGACGCCAGGGTTTGGGGTACAGTCATCAGGATCGGCCGTCATCAAGCCGGCCATTTTGCAGAGTGTACAACAGCCCAGGCAGGAGCAGCCCCACCACTTCTCAGTCTTCATCACAGCCTCTCCCTGTTTCTCAGTCAACACTTGATGAGAAACAAAGGTTGATTGCCAATGTAGCGTCTGCATTGGCTGTTGCTTTTAGAGATCCGATGTTTGTGACTGGAAGTGATTCACCAAACTATAATTTCATGTTGAGCCGTAGCATTCAGGCCTGCAAGACTAACCCCGAATATATTTATGTCAACTTGAAGGATATTCCTCAGGCTGACCTACCTAAAAACAGGAAAGTACCAACAGATGGTTATGCCTGTGAACTGAGATGTCAGGGTGTGTATCTTGCTACTGGATACTCTGGGAGTAAAAATGGGGCAAGGGACCGTGCCTCTGAGCAGGCTGTAAAACTCTTCTTGAAAGCAGTTGAGGTTCGTGTGGTGCAGCGCAAATACAAACACTCAGTAGTCAATGACATAGTTGTGTGCCAGATGCACAGCCCAACCCCAGCCTTTTTACCTGCACTTCGCAACCCAGAGGATAAACCAACGCCCAGCTCTAAGGGCCAATACGAGCCAGATAAAAGGAAGCATTGGACAGAGTTCGTTGTTATGGACAATGCTCACGACGCCATCTGCATACTCAACAATTCTGCAGCATTTAATCGCATGAAAATAGACTACAAGTTCGACTTGCTCCCCAACAGCAGTGCCTGGTTGTGCAGTGTTTTCCTGCAGGATGAACTGGTGGCGCAGGCAACAGGCACTAAAAAGAACGcaaaacatgcagcagctgaagaggCTGTGAGGAAACTTCGCATGAACCAggcacaacaacagcaacaacaacagctgcagcagcagcaacaacaacagtcacAATATGCCAGAGGAAGTAATCAGTCAGACTGTGGTGGACGCTTTGGACAACAGGAAGGCAAAAAGAAGCATCTGAGCGAGTTGGTTATCTTGGAAAATTCTGACAATGCAATCTGTATCATTAATGACACAGCTCAGTTTAACAAAGTGACCGCTGATTACAAGTTCACAGTCCTGCCTGATCATCGCTGGAGGTGTGAAGTTTACTTGGAAGGACAATATGTGGCTGCCGGAATTGGCCCCAAGAAAATAGTGAAACACATTGCAGCAAAGGAGGCCTTGGCTACCTTGAGACAGACGCAGGCTGTGGTCAAATCCAATCTAAGAAAGGAGGGTCACAACGACGCCATATCCCGATCCCAGATCTTGGCTCGCTCCGGTGAAGAAGCCACAAAGCAGGAGATTAAGGAAGATAACATCGGAAACCAGCTGCTCCGCAAGATGGGCTGGAAAGGAGGTGGTCTGGGGCGAGATGGGGAAGGTATCGCAGAACCAATCAGAGTGAAGGAGCAGTTCTCCAGAGAAGGGCTGGGTATGGACACGGATAAAACTGGAAATCAGCTCAGCAAACGTGATATCGAGGACATTATTCGTAACTATGCCAGTTCAGACCGCCAGGATGATCTTCGCTTCTCCACTGACCTCACCAATGATGAACGCAAGCAGATCCACCAGATATCTCAGAAATACGGCCTACGAAGCAAGTCATACGGTCAGGGACGGCAACGTTTCCTTGTTGTGAGTCGCAGAGTACACAAAGACCAGCTCATTGGTCAGCTTTTACAAGAAGGACAGGTGGGACGATATGAGCTTGTGAAACCTCAGGCTTCTCACTAA